GAAGCGGCCGCTGACGGCGGTGACGACGCGCTTGGTTTTGAAGGACTTGCGGGAGAAGAGTTCGGCGACCACGTCGGGGACGGAGGCCTGGGGGGAGATTTCGGCCACCCCGAATTCCGTGATCCGGTACTGGCCGCTGGAGCCGGTGAGCTGGAGGGCTTTGACGTACTTGGACCCGATGTCCAGTCCCACCAAGTGGCGATCGGCCATGGGCGGCTCCCTCTGGTATCCCCTGTTCCGCTCCGAACGTCCGTGACAAAGTGTAGCACCCCGGCGGGGGTTGTCAACGTCGCGCGTCCGCCGGCTCGGAAAGTCTTGATTTCGACGCCGAAATCCCTAGGATAGGGCCCCGTGATTCAGCCGATGACGAAAGGTCGCCGCTGCGCGATCTGCAACAAGGGGCCCCTGCGGGGCGAGCGCATCGCCCGCCGAGGCCTGGCCAAGAAGAAGGGCGGGGTGGGCCGCAAGATCACCGGGCGCTCCAAGCGCAGTTTCAAGCCCAACCTCCAGCGCGTCCGCGCTCGGGTGAACGGGCAGGTCGTCCGGATCAAGGTGTGCACCTCGTGCCTGCGTCTGGGCCGGGTCCAGAAGCCTGCCTGAGCGCTCGCCTCGGGTCGCAGGGGGGAGAAAATTCCTTGAGCCAGGACCGCGTCCGCGACGTCGAAAAGACCGTCCGCGCCAACGATGAGTGGCGCCTTCGCCGCTGCGTGAATCTCATCGCCAGCGAGAACGTCCTTTCCGCGCGCGCCCGGGCGCTCCTGCCTTCCGATTTCGGTCACCGCTACGCCGAGGGGCATCCGGAGAAGGGCAAGCGCTACTACCAGGGCACCAAGCACATCGACGTCATCGAGGCGGCCGTGCGCGACGAGATGCGCCGCCTCTTCCGCTGCCGCCACGCCGAGGTCCGCACGATCAGCGGCACCAACGCCAACGACGTGGTCTTCGCCTCCTTCGTGCGGCCCGAGGACACCGCCGTCGTCAACTCCCTCGAAGTCGGCGGGCACATCAGCCATCAGCCCATGGGCGGCCTGGGCAAGTACACCCGCAAGATCCTTCGGTGGCCCCGCGCGGCCGACGGCTATCGCATCGATGTGGCGGCCTCCAAGGATCTCGTGGCCCGCGAAAAGCCCCGCCTCGTCGTTCTGGGCAAGAGCCTGATCCTTTTCCCGGAACCCGTCCGCGAGCTTGCCGAAGTCTGCCGCGAAAGCGGAACCGTTCTCGTCTACGACGGAGCCCACGTCCTGGGACTCATCGCCGGAGGGCAGTTCCAGGATCCCCTGG
The window above is part of the Planctomycetota bacterium genome. Proteins encoded here:
- the rpmB gene encoding 50S ribosomal protein L28, producing MTKGRRCAICNKGPLRGERIARRGLAKKKGGVGRKITGRSKRSFKPNLQRVRARVNGQVVRIKVCTSCLRLGRVQKPA